The DNA sequence TCATTTATAGTGCGACCAGGTAGTGATGGAGTAAACTTCGGTGAAAATCCGATTCACTCCCTTTTTTATGCTGAATGTCATACTGAGCTTGTCGAAGTACCTGTCGAAGTTGGTTGCTGAGCCTGTCGAAGCAAAGGGTTGGGGAAAATGAATCGGATTTTTTTTTAACGCCAATAACTCCTAAGTGGTAATAATACTTAGAAGTTAATACTTGAAATTTTGTAATCTTTTGCTTGGTAATTGAGCTCGTCGATGGTGATTGAGCCTGTCGATGGTGATTGAGCTTGTCGAAATCACCAATACAAAAAAACATTTTCGTTTCTCTTTTACTTTTTGTCTTGACACAAAAAGTAACAAAAAAGTCAAGACGGGATCTTTTTACTAAAAAAAGTAAATTTCTTCTAAGAAAATCCCCATTATTTATCTCGTCTTTAAGACGAGACTTGCGCGGAAATGTAAGTTGCGCTTCGATGTTAAATTTTTGCCCGCGCTTCAAACACTGGGGATTTTTATGTTTGCTTGTTGAAAAATACTGTTGGAAGAAATTTTCTTTTTTCTTAACGTAAAAATCTCCTAAGTCGAATTCTTGTGCAAGTATTGACAGAACCTCATTTTCGAAAAAATCCGATTCACTCCCTTTTTTATGCTGAGTGTCATACTGAGCTTGTCGAAGTACCTGTCGAAGTTGGTTGCTGAGCCTGTCGAAGCAAAGGGTTGGGGAAAATGAAGCGGATATTATTGACGTCAATAATTCCTAAGTCGGACAAAATGCGTTTGAAGCTAGGGGTAAAGGTCGTCTTGGAGTATGGAAATGTGCTTTTTCAAGAGCTAAGAAAGCTTCCACCCTTTAGGGTTGGGGAAAAGAAGCTTTCTGGGTATGGGCGTTTCCTTTTGACCTGTGGTGTAGTAATAGTAATAATGGAATTCGTTTCTTTTATTCTTTTACTTTTTGTCTTGACACAAAAAGTAACAAAAAAGTCAAGACGGGATCTTTTTACTAAAAAAAGTAAATTTCTTCTAAGAAAATCCCCAAACTCGGGCGGAATTTTAGTTTTTTTATAGAATGAAAATTTTTGCCGCCACTCAAACAGTGGGGATTTTTACTCGGTGTTTGTTGAAAAGGTATGCTGGAAGAAATTTGCCTTTTTCTTAACGTAAAAATCTCCTAAGTCAAATTTTCGTGCAAGTATTAAGAGATCCTCAATTTTTGGAAAATCTGTTTTTCCTCCTTTTTTATGCTGAGTCGGTCTAAGTAAGGGTTGGGAAAAATGAAGTCTGCACAAATACTTGCAGGTAGCATAACCTAAAATTATGAAATTCTTTACTTGGTGATTGTGTCTGTCGATGGTGGTTGAGTTTGTCGAAATCACCAATACAAAAAACCATTTTCTTTTTTCTGTTAATTTTGCCTTGATGCAAAAAAATTGTAAGTCAGTTTTAAAAGCATTGCCTATTCGCCTGAGGTGAACTTTGCGCCTTAAAATGTTTTCACGGAAATTAAAATCTTTGCGCCTTTGCATTAAAAATATTTTCACGCAATTGTAATTGCATTGTAGTGAACGGAATGTAATTTACAAACTATGTTCTTTTCTATGTTCTTTTCTCTTGAAACAAAAGAACCAAAAGTTCAAGACTGGATTCTTTTGCTAAAAAATGGTAATTTCTTCTAAGAAAACCCCAAAACTCGGGCGGGATTGGAGGTTATTTCTAAGATTCATTTGTATTGCCGCCACTCAAACAGTGGCGCTTTTTAGGTGGTGTTGTTTATAAAGTGGGTGAGAAGAAATAACCATTTTTCTTAACGTAAAAATCTCCTAAGTCGGTAAAGGTAAAGGATCGTGTAAATTATAACGTATTTCAGCAGGATTTATCCTGCAAAAAACTACTGTGGTCTTTTATGCAGGAAGTGATTACTTGAACCTAATGTGGCTAATGTGTTAAAAATAAAAACTTTGTGACTTTGTGGTTTAGAGAAAATTGTTTGTTCTTCATACTTACTTGGTGATTGAGCCGAGTCGAAATCACCGTGTGGCTTCGGCTCCGCTCAGCCACCAAATCAACCTATCATCAAATCACCACAACCTTCACACTTGATACTTCATAATCCATACTTTTTACTTCATCCTTCATAAAAAAGCTCAATCCAAGCACCCAGCATCCCGCATCAAACACCCAGCACCGCTACTTCAAATTCGCCCAGTACCACTCCACCGCTTCTTTTAAACCGGCTTTTATATCGTGAGAAGGGTTGTAATTTAATAATTCTTTGGCCTTTTCCACTGATGCCAGAGAATGAGGAATATCGCCGGCTCTTTGGGGGCCGTGAATAATTTCGACATTTTTTATTTCTGGGTCGTAGATAGAAAGGTATTCTTTCAAGTATTCTACCAAAAGATTAAGCGTGGTGCGATCTCCTACTGCCGTGTTGTAAACGGTATTGATTGCTTCTTTGTTATCAGACAACATCGCTCTTTCATTCATCTGAATGACATTGTCGATATAGGTAAAATCACGGGAGTAATCTCCGGTTCCATTAATCACCGGACTTTCATGATTCATCAATTGAATTACAAATTTCGGAATAACGGCTGCATACGCACCATTTGGAGTCTGTCTTCTTCCAAACACATTGAAATACCGCAGCCCGATACACTCCATCCCGTATGTTTTACTGAACACGTCTGCGTAAAGCTCATTCACATATTTGGTAATCGCATAAGGTGACAAAGGTTTTCCAATAACATCCTCTACTTTAGGCAGCGATTCAGAATCGCCATAAGTGGAAGAGCTCGCAGCATAGATGAATCTTTTTACTTTCGCATCTCTGGCAGCGACAAGCATATTTAAGAAACCACCTACATTAACATCATTACTGGTAATCGGATCATTAATAGATCGTGGGACCGAACCTAAAGCAGCTTCATGAAGAATATAGTCCTGCCCTTCACATGCTTTATGACAGGTTGCTAAGTCACGAATATCGCCTTCGATCAGTGTGAAATTAGGATTGGTGAACAGGTGTTCGATATTGTGTCTGAAACCGGTTGCGAAATTATCTAAGGCCGTTACCTGATCGCCTTTTTCAATAAAGTGGTCGCAAAGGTTGGATCCGATAAAGCCTGCTCCGCCGGTAATTAATATTTTACTCATTTTCTTTTTTTTTAAATGTAATGTTGTGAGCTGCTGAACTTGCGAAAATACCTGTTCAACTACTCTCTTCTCTTGCCAATCCAATAAGTTTAGAAAACAAATGTGATTCTGACTGCTATTTTTAACTGGTGCAAAAGTAAGGAAAGTTAACGCCATCGTTTTTCTTTTTGTTAAAAAATATTTTTAACTGATTTTTTAAGGGAAAGGATAGTGAATAGTGAATAGTGAATAGTGAATAGTGAATAGTGAATAGTGAAGTTAAAAAAATCATTATTGGTGACTGAGCGAAGCCGAAATCACATCTATAAAAACAAGGCTTTTCTCTTTCACTTTTGCCTTGATGCAAAGAATTGCAAGTCGGTTTTAAAGCATTGCCTATTCGCCTGAGGCATACTTGCGTTTGCTTTAAAATATTCTCACGCAATTGTAATTGTTTTGTAGTTGAAGGAAAGTACTTTAAAAATTATGTTCTTGTTTTCTGTTCTTTTGCTTCATTTTTTATTATTCTTTAATGGAATCAGCGAACCATTTAAAATGGTTTGTCTTGAAATAAAAGAACCAGTCCCGAAGTTTCGGGACAAGACCTGGATAAATTGGCTAAATAATGGTAATTTCTTCTAAGAAAATCTCCATTATTTATCTCGTCATCAAGACGAGACTTGCGCGGTTTTAACAGTTGCGCTTTGATGTTAAATCTTTGCCGCGCTTCAAACACTGGGACTTTTCAGGTATTGCAAGTTGATGTGGTGGGATGGGAAGAATTTACCATTTGCCTCCTTCATCTATTTTTTTATTTGAATCGGCGAACCTCTTTGAGGTTTTTCTTAACGCAAATGGCTCCTAAGTCAAATTTTTGTGCAAGTATTAACAGATGCTCAATTTCAGAAAAATCGGATTCGCACCTTTTTTTATGCTGAGCGTGATGGCGTAAATGTTGGGGAAAATGAAGCTGTTTTTTTTTGATTCGGGAACTTCTAGATCGTTAAAAACACTTTTGACCGTAATAAAATTATTGTTTCAGAAATTAAATCAGCTTCTATACCTCTTAATTACCCTTCATACCTTAATGGTTCAAAAAATAAGTTTCGGCTAAAGCCACATGATGTTGCAGATCGAGGTGATTTCGACAGGCTCAATCACCAAATTGCTCATTCATCATAACATCAAATCACTGATTCAAAGTTCTTGCAGATCGTAGTGATTTCGACAGGCTTAATCACTAAATTGTTCAA is a window from the Kaistella flava (ex Peng et al. 2021) genome containing:
- a CDS encoding SDR family oxidoreductase encodes the protein MSKILITGGAGFIGSNLCDHFIEKGDQVTALDNFATGFRHNIEHLFTNPNFTLIEGDIRDLATCHKACEGQDYILHEAALGSVPRSINDPITSNDVNVGGFLNMLVAARDAKVKRFIYAASSSTYGDSESLPKVEDVIGKPLSPYAITKYVNELYADVFSKTYGMECIGLRYFNVFGRRQTPNGAYAAVIPKFVIQLMNHESPVINGTGDYSRDFTYIDNVIQMNERAMLSDNKEAINTVYNTAVGDRTTLNLLVEYLKEYLSIYDPEIKNVEIIHGPQRAGDIPHSLASVEKAKELLNYNPSHDIKAGLKEAVEWYWANLK